In Leptolyngbya subtilissima AS-A7, the sequence AACAGCACAGTAGCCGCCATTTCTTCGGAATGGGCAGCCCAGCTCTACAACCTACCGATCTTGGTCCACAACATCAACGACCATTCCGACAATTGCACGAAGTTTTGGGTGCTTAAAGATGACAATAGGGAAGCAGGTCCGGTCAAAGGCCGGTACACCTCTCTAGCCTTCAGTCTGCCGGTGAACAGTCCTGGAGCGCTGCTTAAACCACTGGACGTATTTGCTCGTTCCGGCATCAATCTCAGCCGCATCGAGTCGCGTCCCACCAAGCGATCGCTGGGAGAATACCTGTTCTTTGTCGATTTAGAGACTGATGCTCATAGCCAAACGGGACAGCAGGCTCTTAACGAACTCCTGTACTGCACCGAATCCTTGGTTAATTTTGGCACCTATGACGTGGTTACCGCAGACCCCAGCCTAGCTGCCGCCAAGGCTAAAACTCAGTCTACTCAAGCACTTCCTTAAGAGCAGTACGGGCTGCTAGGTGATTGCGGGTAGAGGTTAGAATCTCAGCCTCACGCTCTAGCCTCACGCTGGTATCGTCCATCTCGAGCAGTGCTTGCTGCTCAAGGGCCACCCCGTGCAGGTTACTAGCTACCCAATACGACAGCTCAATGGGAATATCGGGGATATTATCGGGTAGATCAATA encodes:
- the pheA gene encoding prephenate dehydratase; protein product: MTVTIAYLGPEGTYTQLAALAYSLNLEQHTSPPVNLVAFPSIPKAMQATAEGMTTLTIVPVENSTEGGVTTTLDTLWQLQQLKIHHAVVMPIRHGLLSQATCLSVIETVFSHPQALSQCQRWLEHNLPQANLVATRSTTEALDHLTDNSTVAAISSEWAAQLYNLPILVHNINDHSDNCTKFWVLKDDNREAGPVKGRYTSLAFSLPVNSPGALLKPLDVFARSGINLSRIESRPTKRSLGEYLFFVDLETDAHSQTGQQALNELLYCTESLVNFGTYDVVTADPSLAAAKAKTQSTQALP